In one Halorubrum sp. CBA1229 genomic region, the following are encoded:
- a CDS encoding non-histone chromosomal MC1 family protein, translating into MVREDGKRNFALREEDGSEPSEFSGNMPRQAALKAARTLDPAPSEEEADRTTLRLREKGTKKVHEYEGWAWKDSAPEVDEADEDFWLNDLDDITKANVSKQGIEYIDEE; encoded by the coding sequence ATGGTACGTGAAGACGGTAAGCGAAACTTCGCCCTTCGAGAGGAAGACGGATCGGAACCGAGCGAGTTCTCCGGAAACATGCCCCGACAGGCCGCGCTCAAGGCGGCCCGAACCCTCGACCCGGCTCCATCGGAGGAAGAGGCGGATCGAACGACGCTCCGGCTCCGCGAGAAAGGGACGAAAAAGGTCCACGAGTACGAGGGCTGGGCCTGGAAGGACAGCGCCCCCGAAGTCGACGAGGCGGACGAGGACTTCTGGCTCAACGACCTCGACGACATCACGAAGGCCAACGTCTCGAAGCAGGGAATTGAGTACATCGACGAGGAGTAG